The Apium graveolens cultivar Ventura chromosome 11, ASM990537v1, whole genome shotgun sequence genome has a window encoding:
- the LOC141695457 gene encoding uncharacterized protein LOC141695457, with protein MYQVPDLARCRLLAATFRESAQQWFQKLGPGVITSWDQMKNLFLTKFQAAVRYAPSVTTLANVSQRENESLTSYFERFNAESTNVRGASDEALKSFLIAGLRVGSDFWKHLQGKDPATLADVFALAESFKAIEQYLAEVQPTSQTSKRNKVRKRDRSPSPRGLFRKLEALSSWKRKDKKRYCEYHESSGHNTHECRHLKDEIEALIKEGYLGECVVKEVRKHKDDRAKEEERRAPRGPNNDTLEENKFVRDGSIRTIYGGDPGMVCNYRALARYAREARFRPLTDMHRVETRPPKVFKGESMDITFREADAMRW; from the exons ATGTACCAAGTCCCAGACTTGGCTCGATGCCGTCTCTTGGCGGCAACCTTTAGAGAAAGCGCCCAACAGTGGTTTCAAAAGCTCGGGCCAGGAGTGATCACTTCCTGGGATCAGATGAAAAATCTGTTCTTGACCAAGTTCCAAGCCGCGGTAAGATATGCGCCCTCTGTCACAACTCTTGCCAATGTTAGTCAAAGGGAAAATGAAAGCTTGACATCGTACTTCGAAAGGTTCAACGCTGAATCTACCAACGTGAGGGGGGCATCAGACGAAGCCCTGAAAAGCTTTTTGATCGCAGGATTAAGGGTTGGCTCGGATTTTTGGAAGCACTTACAAGGGAAAGATCCGGCTACTCTAGCAGATGTCTTTGCTTTGGCAGAATCATTTAAAGCCATAGAACAATATCTGGCAGAGGTACAACCGACTTCGCAGACAAGTAAGAGAAACAAAGTGAGAAAGAGAGATAGGTCTCCAAGCCCAAG AGGGCTATTTAGAAAACTTGAAGCTTTATCATCATGGAAAAGAAAAGACAAGAAAAGATATTGTGAATACCATGAATCATCTGGACATAACACGCATGAGTGTCGACATTTAAAAGATGAGATCGAAGCGCTTATCAAAGAAGGATACCTTGGTGAATGTGTAGTCAAGGAAGTAAGGAAGCACAAGGATGacagagcaaaggaagaagaaaggCGAGCCCCGCGCGGGCCAAACAATGATACTCTGGAGGAAAATAAATTCGTCAGGGATGGCAGCATCCGAACAATCTACGGGGGAGATCCTGGGATGGTATGCAATTACCGAGCCTTGGCAAGATACGCTAGGGAAGCTCGGTTCAGGCCTCTCACGGACATGCACAGGGTGGAAACTCGACCGCCCAAAGTATTTAAGGGCGAGTCCATGGATATTACCTTCAGAGAGGCAGATGCCATGCGCTGGTGA